In the genome of Cryptomeria japonica chromosome 8, Sugi_1.0, whole genome shotgun sequence, one region contains:
- the LOC131071294 gene encoding BTB/POZ domain-containing protein At5g41330 → MPPSVPQYQGSVTPLHAPPSFAPKAIIAINVGGTIFQTSAASLCNADKGSILASLLHTPSIPLKVENPAFFDRDPELFAVLLSILRTFKKPASVDDLFSISDLIAEAEYYGVSRALKSAMAAPPLDGLDMKDKSVLLSSGRDFPSAMSADKEDGSVIVSHGSKISVYDWALRKNGTMLTQFNCIDTLSKISPSIAVAGAVDFPGLHVYNLDKKIHCATVQWEIESPEVRLYEPTVQAAEFCPSNNVIFSSFESSRKNAHTILLIDVESFRPMAELGRQIEFGGSESSPATKLEWIGSHNLLMSSSVSGGPFGYRSDVKLWDIRSQKTVWECRESNPGPAVHQANSDSFHDCFADVTVNEQFGSIFKLGVRNGGLFMADLRQLNNSNPWVALGDTIPGFGGAQNRILGYGKQVFVGRGGDIEAWCEVGLREKSKILRKNMVNNKEGSERITRMTAGGNRLFVARKGLQGVEVWDSLRSKAARNSLV, encoded by the exons ATGCCTCCATCAGTGCCTCAGTACCAGGGCAGCGTGACTCCGCTGCACGCCCCGCCGTCCTTCGCTCCGAAGGCCATCATTGCAATAAATGTTGGGGGAACAATTTTCCAAACATCCGCTGCCTCTTTATGCAATGCCGATAAGGGTTCGATCCTCGCTAGTCTCCTACACACCCCCTCAATTCCTCTGAAAGTTGAAAACCCTGCATTCTTTGACCGGGACCCGGAACTCTTCGCGGTTCTGCTTTCTATTCTCAGGACCTTCAAAAAACCTGCGTCTGTGGACGACCTTTTTTCTATCAGCGACCTAATTGCAGAGGCCGAGTATTATGGAGTTTCACGCGCCTTGAAATCAGCCATGGCGGCTCCGCCACTTGACGGACTCGACATGAAGGATAAATCCGTGCTTCTTTCCAGCGGGCGTGATTTCCCCTCCGCGATGTCCGCTGACAAAGAGGACGGCTCTGTGATTGTCTCGCACGGCAGCAAAATCTCCGTCTACGATTGGGCGCTCAG GAAAAATGGAACTATGTTAACCCAGTTTAACTGCATAGATACCCTATCCAAGATTTCCCCATCAATTGCTGTTGCGGGAGCTGTTGATTTCCCAGGCCTCCATGTCTACAACTTGGATAAGAAAATCCATTGTGCAACTGTCCAGTGGGAGATTGAATCGCCAGAGGTTCGGCTCTATGAGCCAACCGTTCAGGCTGCAGAATTTTGTCCCTCAAATAATGTGATTTTTAGCAGTTTTGAATCCAGCAGGAAGAATGCTCACACGATTCTGTTAATTGATGTTGAATCCTTCCGGCCCATGGCAGAATTGGGACGTCAGATAGAATTTGGAGGCTCGGAATCATCACCCGCCACTAAGTTGGAGTGGATAGGTTCACACAATTTACTGATGTCTAGTAGTGTTAGTGGTGGCCCATTCGGTTACAGGTCAGATGTGAAGTTGTGGGACATCAGGTCACAGAAAACTGTCTGGGAGTGCCGAGAATCAAACCCGGGACCTGCCGTTCATCAGGCAAATTCAGACTCTTTTCACGATTGTTTTGCTGATGTGACAGTTAATGAGCAATTTGGCAGCATATTTAAATTAGGTGTGAGGAATGGGGGCCTTTTTATGGCGGATTTGAGGCAGCTTAACAACAGTAATCCATGGGTGGCATTAGGGGATACAATTCCAGGTTTTGGAGGGGCGCAAAATAGGATTTTGGGGTATGGAAAACAGGTTTTTGTAGGCAGGGGAGGGGATATAGAGGCATGGTGTGAAGTGGGTCTGAGGGAGAAGTCAAAGATTTTAAGGAAAAATATGGTGAATAATAAAGAGGGCAGCGAGAGGATAACAAGAATGACGGCAGGAGGGAACAGACTCTTTGTTGCTAGGAAGGGTTTGCAGGGCGTTGAAGTGTGGGATAGTTTGAGATCAAAGGCTGCAAGGAACAGTCTGGTTTGA